The Hymenobacter sp. DG25A nucleotide sequence GGTCTCAGCCTGGCGCTGGGAGAGCTTCAGGTTCGTGGCGGCGTCGCCTTCCAGCGCCGTATGCCCCTCAATGCGAATGCGCAGGTCAGGGTTATCGGCCAGCACATTCACCAGGGCATTAATGACGGGCTGAGACTCCGCCGTAATGGTAGCCGTGCCGGGCTCAAACTGAATGCCGTGGCAAATGATTTTGCCATCGGCCAGCAAGGTGCTGTAGTACCCTGTGCTGGCTTCGGCCACCTGGCGCTCTATGGCCGCCTCGGCTTTCTTATCTAGCTTATTCACAATTTTCTGCGCGGCTTTGTCGGCCAGTTTGTCCTCCACCCGCCACAGCAGCCCAAGTTGGGCCTGTGCACCCAGGGGTAAGAAAAAAGCAAGTAACAGCGCCCAGCGGAGTTTTTGTAAGGTTTTCATCGGAAGAAATAGCCTGATAAACGTTATAGAATAGAGAAAGAAGCAAATCAAAGAGCCCCGCGGTTAACCAAAACGGCGGGGCTCTTTGCATTCCTTATTGCTTGCGGAAGGTGGTGAGCAGCGTGTAGGTTACTCCGTCTTCGGTTTCCTGCAGGCTGAGCTTCAGTTCTTCTTTGCTGAGGTTGACTACCGTGAAGGTCTGCGTCTCGCCGTCTTCCACCATCGTCAGCTTCTTATTGCTATCCGTCAGGGTCCAGGTGCCGTTGCTGGTAGTCTGCGGATCTTCTTCCTCGCACTTGCTGGCGCCTTCGTCGCCCTTAAAAGTGCCGTTCTTCTCAAACCGCAAAAAGTCATCCTTGGAGCAGGGAGGCAGCCAGGCATACAGGTCGGAGAGAGGCCCCGCCTCGGTTTCCATAGCGGGGCTAACCGTCATGGCCGATATCTGCCAGTTCTTGTCTATCAGGTGGTTTTCCGAAGCCGCCGGATTGGGGGAGGAGTCTTTATCCTTATCACAGGCCGTAACAGCAAGCAACAGAGCAGCAGCAACAAGTTTCAGGTTGGTTTTCATAGGTAAGAAAGGGTAGAGGAGGGTAGTAAAAAGAATGAGTTAGATATTAGGTTAGAATTTGGCCGTCAGGCCCAGTTTCAGGTAAGACATATCATAGCCTGCCTCCGCAAAGGCGCCTACTTTATCAGAGAAGTAGTAGCGGCCCCCCACGAAAATGCCGGAGTGAGCATAAGCGCCGCCGTAGCTGCTGTTGTAATCATCGCCATAGTAAGTGTCCTTCCAGCTTTCCAGGCGCAGACCCAGGCTGATGCCGGCGTAGGTATCTACCTTGGGGTTCTCCGTGAGATTGTAGTGGTACAGGCCCCGGGCTGCCACGTAGATGTCCGTCCAGGTAGCCTTGTAATCGGTGCCGGGGTAGTTGTAGCGGTAGGCTTTGTAGCCCACCAGGCCACCCACGGAAATGGTGCCGGGCCCAATGTTGTCGATAATGCCCCGTTCCACCGACAGGTTGAGCGCCGGTAAGTTGGCGTTGCCCAGGTAGCCATAACCCAGCCCCAGGCCAATACCCAGGTTAACCGCCATGGAGCCCTTGCCAAACCCCGCATTAGCGGTTGCCGCTTTGGGCGCCACGGCTACCACAGTCTTGGCTTCGGGCGCAGGAGACGCCGGGGCAACCTGCGCCACGGGTGCCGCTTTCAGCGGGGCGGCTTGCTTTGCCGCAGGCCGCGCCGTGGTAACCCGGGTCGTAGCGTTGCCGGCTTTGCCAGCGGGGCGAGGAGTAGGTTTGGTTTGGGCTTCAGCAGCGCCGCTCAGCAGCAGCGCGCCAAAGCATAAAGAGGTAGCCAGCGTTTTCATAGCAGGTAGTAATTAGGTTGGTGTAAGTTAAAGGGGGGTAGTTATGTGCAAGAGGATGCAATTCCTTCAAGGCATGATGCAAAACTAGGCCATGCAGCCACTAGGGTCAATCGCATGATGATGTGACCAGCTTATTACACCGCACAGTAGAGTGCCCCCTTCAGGTACCGTCAAATGGTGGATAAGACTTCTGGAAGCAGGAACTTCCGGAGCATGCCAGCGGAAAAGAAGAAGCCATGCTCCTGAGGAAGTACAATGCCCGTGTTAGAATACAACCAAGTAGTGAAAACCTGCTTTACCTGCTTGTAAGGCTTATAATAGATATGTGCTTACTTATATAGTTATCAGAACTGAGCTTATAGATGCCCAGCACTTTTATCCCCTAAACCATACATGGCCATTCTCCTTGGAACCACGCTTATCCTTTTCCAGCCGGAATAAACTGCCGGAGGAGGTTACCCAATGATGTGAGACCCCGGCAATGCGAAACTGAAAATTTACCGTTCCAAACCGACCGGGTTGGCTTAAAGATGACTGGCCGGATGGTATAAACGCACAACGCCCCGGCCTTTGCAGACCGGGGCGTTGCGTATTCGTGACTAGTGAAGCGCTTACAGCGTCCGTTTTACTTCCTGCTCTTCGAAGCCCTCAATGTTGTCGCCTTCGCGCAGGTCATTGAAGCCCTTAACCGAAATACCGCATTCGTAACCCTGACGTACTTCCGACACATCGTCTTTGTAGCGCTTGAGGTCCTGTACTTCGCCGGCGTACACCACAATACCATTGCGTACCACGCGGACTCTGGTTTTGCGGGTGAAGCTACCGTCCGTTACCATACAGCCGGCAATGGTGCCCACCTTGGTAATGTTGAACACCTGACGAACTTCGGCGTTGGCCACCACTACTTCTTTCACCGTTGGAGCCAGCATGCCTTCCATGGCATCCTTCACCTCATTGATGGCATTGTAGATGATAGAGTACAGACGAATATCGATCTGT carries:
- a CDS encoding OmpA family protein; the encoded protein is MKTLQKLRWALLLAFFLPLGAQAQLGLLWRVEDKLADKAAQKIVNKLDKKAEAAIERQVAEASTGYYSTLLADGKIICHGIQFEPGTATITAESQPVINALVNVLADNPDLRIRIEGHTALEGDAATNLKLSQRQAETVRVALVRGGVDAARLTTKGLGETHPLDPDTANGLDSLNQRLELVRL
- a CDS encoding lipocalin family protein, with the protein product MKTNLKLVAAALLLAVTACDKDKDSSPNPAASENHLIDKNWQISAMTVSPAMETEAGPLSDLYAWLPPCSKDDFLRFEKNGTFKGDEGASKCEEEDPQTTSNGTWTLTDSNKKLTMVEDGETQTFTVVNLSKEELKLSLQETEDGVTYTLLTTFRKQ